A genomic stretch from Shewanella woodyi ATCC 51908 includes:
- the glyA gene encoding serine hydroxymethyltransferase: MLKKDMNIADFDPQLFQAIQDETRRQEEHIELIASENYTSPRVLEAQGSQLTNKYAEGYPGKRYYGGCEHVDIAEELAISRAKELFGATYANVQPHSGSQANAAVFMALLEGGDTVLGMSLAHGGHLTHGSHVSFSGKLYNSVQYGIDETTGKIDYAEVERLAVEHKPKMIIAGFSAYSGIIDWGKFREIADKVGAYLFVDMAHVAGLIAAGIYPNPLPHAHVVTTTTHKTLAGPRGGLILSAIDDEAIYKKLNSAVFPGGQGGPLMHVIAAKAVAFKEALEPEFTAYQEQVVVNAQAMAKTFIERGYDVVSGGTDNHLFLLDLISKDITGKDADAALGLANITVNKNSVPNDPRSPFVTSGLRIGSPAITRRGFKEAQAVELTNWMCDVLDDITNEGTIERVKNQVLELCAKFPVYG, encoded by the coding sequence ATGCTGAAAAAAGATATGAATATCGCGGACTTTGATCCACAACTGTTTCAAGCGATTCAAGATGAGACTCGTCGTCAAGAAGAGCACATCGAACTTATCGCTTCAGAAAATTACACCAGTCCACGTGTTCTGGAAGCTCAAGGTTCTCAGCTGACTAACAAGTACGCCGAAGGCTACCCTGGTAAGCGTTACTACGGCGGTTGTGAGCATGTTGATATTGCTGAAGAGTTAGCGATTTCTCGTGCTAAAGAGCTGTTTGGTGCTACCTATGCTAACGTTCAACCACACTCTGGTTCACAAGCAAACGCAGCTGTATTTATGGCGCTGCTTGAAGGCGGTGATACAGTACTAGGCATGAGCCTAGCTCATGGTGGTCACCTGACTCACGGCTCACACGTTAGCTTCTCTGGTAAGCTTTATAACTCTGTTCAATATGGTATTGACGAAACAACAGGTAAGATCGATTACGCTGAAGTTGAGCGTCTTGCTGTTGAGCATAAGCCAAAGATGATTATCGCAGGTTTCAGTGCTTACTCAGGTATCATTGATTGGGGCAAGTTCCGTGAGATTGCAGACAAAGTAGGTGCTTACCTGTTTGTTGATATGGCTCACGTAGCGGGTCTAATCGCAGCGGGTATCTATCCAAATCCGCTTCCACATGCCCATGTTGTGACAACCACAACTCATAAGACACTTGCAGGCCCTCGTGGTGGTCTAATTCTTTCTGCAATTGATGATGAAGCTATCTACAAGAAGCTGAACTCTGCCGTTTTCCCTGGTGGCCAAGGTGGTCCTTTAATGCATGTTATCGCTGCTAAAGCGGTTGCATTTAAAGAGGCGTTAGAGCCTGAGTTCACCGCTTACCAAGAGCAGGTTGTAGTTAATGCGCAGGCGATGGCTAAAACCTTTATCGAACGTGGCTATGATGTTGTGTCGGGCGGTACAGATAACCATCTGTTCTTGCTTGATTTAATCAGCAAAGATATCACAGGTAAAGATGCTGATGCAGCGCTAGGTCTTGCTAACATTACTGTTAACAAAAACTCAGTACCAAACGATCCGCGCTCACCATTTGTGACCTCAGGTCTGCGTATCGGTTCTCCAGCAATCACTCGCCGTGGCTTTAAAGAAGCGCAAGCGGTTGAACTGACTAATTGGATGTGTGATGTGCTAGATGACATTACTAACGAAGGAACAATTGAGCGTGTTAAGAACCAGGTTCTTGAATTGTGCGCTAAGTTCCCTGTTTACGGTTAA
- the nrdR gene encoding transcriptional regulator NrdR — translation MHCPFCSATDTKVIDSRLVADGHQVRRRRECAECHERFTTFEGAELVMPRVVKQDGSRQPFDEEKLRGGMLRAVEKRPVSMDQIEQALTKIKSTLRGTGEREIKSEMIGNLMMEQLVNLDKVAYIRFASVYRAFEDVSEFGDAIAKLQK, via the coding sequence ATGCATTGTCCATTTTGCAGCGCAACTGATACTAAGGTGATCGATTCCCGTTTGGTGGCCGATGGTCATCAAGTCAGACGTCGTCGCGAGTGTGCTGAGTGTCATGAAAGATTTACTACCTTTGAAGGCGCTGAACTCGTTATGCCTCGGGTGGTAAAACAAGATGGTAGTCGTCAGCCTTTCGATGAAGAGAAGTTACGTGGCGGCATGCTTAGGGCTGTCGAGAAGCGTCCGGTTTCGATGGATCAAATCGAACAAGCTTTGACTAAAATTAAGTCAACGCTGCGTGGAACCGGAGAGCGAGAGATCAAGTCAGAGATGATAGGTAACTTGATGATGGAGCAGTTGGTGAATCTCGATAAGGTTGCCTATATCCGTTTTGCCTCTGTCTATCGTGCTTTTGAAGATGTTTCAGAGTTTGGCGATGCGATCGCTAAACTACAGAAATAG
- the ribD gene encoding bifunctional diaminohydroxyphosphoribosylaminopyrimidine deaminase/5-amino-6-(5-phosphoribosylamino)uracil reductase RibD: MNWSVEDIEMMSRAIKLARQGLYTTQPNPCVGCVVTKDGQILGEGFHIKAGGPHAEVHALAMANSDSNLGAKGATAYVTLEPCSHYGRTPPCAEALIHNKLARVVVAVEDPNPQVCGRGIAMLRDAGIQVDVGLLQDEAYKINPGFMKRMETGLPWVTVKLASSLDGKTALANGASKWITGPEARRDVQRLRARHCALVTGVETILADNPSLNVRHSELGSLADRHSESDLHQPLRVVLDSRARVTSDLALFAIESPILLVSCDDYPAIEQQSWPSHVKQVKLNCDESGRVDLNELFKYLGKQCNSVLIEAGATLAGSVIAKGHGDELVLYQALKMLGSSGRNLITLPEYTAMSQIPAIKLVDERKVGADTRLTLDIRS, translated from the coding sequence ATGAACTGGTCTGTAGAAGATATTGAGATGATGAGCCGCGCCATCAAACTGGCGCGCCAAGGTTTATATACCACGCAGCCAAACCCGTGTGTGGGTTGTGTGGTCACCAAAGATGGACAGATCCTCGGCGAAGGTTTCCATATCAAAGCGGGTGGCCCCCATGCTGAAGTGCATGCTCTGGCAATGGCAAATAGTGATTCCAATTTAGGGGCCAAAGGCGCAACAGCCTATGTTACCCTTGAGCCATGCAGCCATTATGGTCGTACACCACCCTGTGCTGAAGCCCTTATTCACAATAAGCTTGCTCGCGTTGTCGTTGCAGTTGAAGATCCCAATCCTCAGGTCTGTGGACGTGGTATTGCCATGCTCAGGGATGCTGGTATTCAAGTTGATGTTGGTTTACTTCAAGATGAAGCCTATAAGATCAATCCCGGCTTTATGAAGCGTATGGAGACTGGTCTACCTTGGGTGACGGTTAAACTGGCTTCGAGCTTAGATGGCAAAACGGCATTAGCCAATGGCGCTTCAAAATGGATCACAGGTCCAGAGGCTCGCCGTGATGTACAAAGACTTCGTGCCCGTCACTGCGCCTTGGTGACAGGTGTTGAGACCATCTTGGCTGATAATCCATCACTTAATGTTCGCCATAGCGAGTTGGGTTCATTAGCCGATAGGCATAGCGAAAGCGATCTACATCAACCACTTCGCGTCGTATTAGATAGCCGTGCTCGGGTGACATCAGACTTAGCCCTATTTGCGATTGAGTCGCCCATTCTTCTGGTCTCTTGTGATGATTATCCAGCTATAGAGCAGCAAAGCTGGCCGTCACATGTTAAGCAGGTAAAGTTGAACTGTGATGAGTCTGGGCGTGTGGATCTCAATGAGCTGTTTAAATATTTAGGAAAGCAGTGTAACTCAGTGCTTATTGAAGCGGGGGCAACTTTGGCAGGGAGTGTTATTGCCAAGGGCCATGGTGATGAGTTGGTGCTTTATCAGGCGCTGAAAATGTTAGGTTCAAGTGGACGTAATCTAATCACACTTCCTGAGTATACAGCCATGTCACAGATACCGGCTATCAAGCTTGTCGATGAACGTAAAGTCGGGGCTGATACCCGCTTAACTTTAGATATAAGGTCATAA
- a CDS encoding riboflavin synthase — MFTGIIESVGTLRKIERRGDDIRLTVASGKLDLGDVRLGDSIATNGVCLTVVECMSDGYVADISAETVSLTGFAHYQVGRKVNLEKAVTPTTRLGGHMVSGHVDGIASVDDRQLRGKAIEFWLTAPAELARYIAHKGSITIDGVSLTVNEVQDNRFRLTIVPHTAGETTLVDMKAGDTVNLEVDLIARHLERLMSYAGDKAQTPESNVTMDLLARSGFLR; from the coding sequence ATGTTTACCGGGATCATTGAATCAGTAGGTACACTGCGCAAAATTGAACGTCGTGGTGATGATATTCGCCTTACCGTAGCCAGTGGAAAGTTAGACTTAGGTGATGTTCGCCTCGGTGACAGTATTGCCACTAATGGCGTGTGTCTGACCGTTGTTGAGTGCATGAGTGATGGCTATGTGGCCGACATCTCAGCTGAAACGGTGAGTTTAACTGGTTTTGCTCACTATCAAGTTGGACGAAAGGTTAACCTTGAGAAAGCGGTAACGCCAACGACTCGTCTTGGTGGACATATGGTCAGCGGTCATGTCGATGGTATCGCATCGGTTGATGACAGACAGCTTCGCGGTAAAGCGATTGAGTTCTGGTTAACCGCGCCAGCCGAGTTAGCTAGGTATATCGCTCATAAAGGCTCTATCACTATCGATGGGGTCAGTTTGACCGTCAATGAAGTACAAGATAACCGCTTTAGATTGACCATAGTGCCCCATACTGCTGGTGAAACCACCTTAGTGGATATGAAGGCCGGTGATACGGTAAACCTTGAGGTTGATCTTATTGCCCGTCATCTGGAGCGTTTAATGAGTTATGCCGGCGATAAAGCACAAACACCTGAGTCGAACGTGACCATGGATCTGCTCGCTCGTTCAGGTTTTTTACGCTAG
- the ribBA gene encoding bifunctional 3,4-dihydroxy-2-butanone-4-phosphate synthase/GTP cyclohydrolase II — protein sequence MSLHSIEEIIEDIRLGKMVILMDDEDRENEGDLIMAADMVTAEAINFMAKFGRGLICQTLTQARCQQLNLPLMVSDNNAQFSTNFTVSIEAAEGVTTGISAQDRAVTVLAAVGKDAKPSDIVQPGHIFPLMAKEGGVLIRAGHTEAGCDLARLAGFEASSVIVEILNDDGTMARRPDLEIFAKEHGLKMGTIADLIEYRNTKETNVVREAQCKLPTRFGEFDMLTFRDTIDNQLHYVLIKGEVKEDGLVRVHLQNTFNDLLHSERDQERSWPLEKAMKRIADEGGVLVLLGHQEHSSDILAKVKAFELEDKGQAVAAAKWKGTSSQVGVGSQILASVGVTKMRLLSSPKRYHSLSGFGLEVTEYISE from the coding sequence ATGTCGTTACACAGTATAGAAGAGATCATCGAAGATATTCGCCTCGGTAAAATGGTTATCTTGATGGACGATGAAGATAGAGAGAATGAAGGCGATCTGATCATGGCGGCAGATATGGTTACCGCTGAAGCGATTAACTTTATGGCCAAGTTTGGTCGTGGTTTAATTTGTCAGACCTTAACTCAGGCGCGCTGTCAGCAGTTAAACCTGCCCTTGATGGTGAGTGACAATAATGCGCAGTTCTCTACCAATTTCACGGTTTCTATTGAAGCCGCAGAGGGGGTAACCACTGGTATTTCGGCGCAAGATCGCGCTGTGACAGTACTTGCGGCAGTAGGTAAAGATGCCAAGCCAAGTGATATTGTTCAGCCAGGTCACATCTTTCCATTAATGGCGAAAGAGGGCGGGGTACTTATCCGCGCAGGTCACACTGAAGCGGGTTGTGATTTAGCCCGTCTTGCTGGTTTTGAAGCCTCGTCGGTTATCGTTGAGATCCTCAATGATGATGGCACAATGGCTCGTCGTCCTGATCTGGAGATCTTCGCTAAAGAGCATGGTCTTAAGATGGGCACGATTGCAGACCTTATTGAGTATCGTAATACCAAAGAGACCAATGTGGTTCGTGAAGCTCAATGTAAGTTGCCAACCCGTTTTGGTGAGTTCGATATGTTGACCTTCAGAGACACTATCGATAACCAACTTCACTATGTATTGATTAAAGGCGAAGTGAAAGAGGATGGCTTAGTTCGAGTACATCTGCAAAACACCTTTAATGATCTACTTCACTCTGAGCGTGATCAAGAGCGCAGCTGGCCACTTGAGAAGGCGATGAAACGTATTGCTGATGAAGGTGGTGTACTAGTACTTCTTGGTCACCAAGAGCACAGCAGTGATATTCTAGCCAAAGTGAAAGCCTTTGAACTTGAAGATAAAGGTCAAGCGGTTGCGGCGGCTAAGTGGAAAGGAACCTCTAGCCAAGTGGGTGTGGGTTCTCAAATTTTAGCGAGTGTGGGCGTGACTAAGATGCGTCTGTTGAGCTCACCGAAGCGCTACCACTCTCTTTCAGGTTTCGGTTTAGAAGTGACAGAGTACATTTCTGAATAG
- the ribH gene encoding 6,7-dimethyl-8-ribityllumazine synthase, with amino-acid sequence MNVVQGNIESKNAKVAIVVSRFNSFVVESLLEGAVDTLKRFGQVADENITVIRVPGAVELPLAARRVAASGKFDGIIALGAVIRGGTPHFDFVAGECNKGLAQVALEFDLPVSFGVLTTDTIEQAIERSGTKAGNKGGEAALGLLEMVNVLQELEQQLQD; translated from the coding sequence ATGAACGTAGTTCAAGGTAATATCGAGTCGAAAAATGCAAAGGTTGCTATCGTAGTATCACGTTTTAACAGCTTTGTTGTTGAAAGTTTACTTGAAGGTGCGGTCGATACACTGAAACGCTTTGGTCAGGTTGCTGATGAGAACATCACAGTAATACGTGTACCTGGAGCGGTAGAGTTACCCTTGGCTGCACGTCGTGTTGCTGCTAGCGGTAAATTTGATGGCATAATTGCACTAGGTGCAGTTATCCGTGGCGGTACGCCACACTTTGATTTTGTTGCAGGTGAATGTAACAAAGGTCTAGCTCAGGTTGCACTTGAGTTCGATCTTCCTGTTTCATTTGGCGTTTTGACTACCGATACCATAGAGCAAGCGATTGAACGCTCAGGTACTAAAGCGGGTAACAAGGGCGGTGAAGCTGCACTTGGTCTGCTTGAAATGGTCAACGTGCTGCAAGAACTAGAACAGCAGTTGCAAGATTAG
- the nusB gene encoding transcription antitermination factor NusB, with protein sequence MKPSERRKARRLAVQAIYSWQLSGNNIADVEHEFLTEQKIDGIDVTYFRELLSGTATKQAQIDELITPHIERPYDEVSPIEKAVLRLATYELTFRKDVPYKVAINEAIELAKAFGAEDGHKFVNGILDKIVGRK encoded by the coding sequence ATGAAGCCTTCTGAGCGCCGCAAGGCCCGCCGTTTAGCCGTTCAAGCCATTTACTCTTGGCAGTTAAGTGGAAATAACATTGCTGATGTTGAGCATGAGTTTCTAACTGAGCAGAAGATTGATGGTATCGATGTAACTTACTTCCGTGAGCTACTATCGGGAACAGCGACAAAACAGGCTCAAATAGACGAGTTGATCACACCTCATATTGAGCGTCCTTATGATGAGGTCTCTCCTATAGAGAAAGCTGTGTTAAGACTGGCAACTTATGAGCTTACATTCCGTAAGGATGTACCTTATAAAGTGGCAATTAATGAGGCTATCGAACTAGCGAAAGCGTTCGGTGCCGAAGATGGCCATAAGTTCGTAAATGGTATTCTCGACAAGATTGTAGGTCGTAAGTAA
- the thiL gene encoding thiamine-phosphate kinase, whose amino-acid sequence MKEFQLIEHFFAKQAQSRRDVELGIGDDCALVTPALNKSIAISCDTLVENVHFYPDIPPKALGYKSLAVNLSDLASMGAEPAWMTLALTLPEVDEQWLTSYSAGLFEAAEYYNIALVGGDTTLGPRSITITVNGQVQAGTGLTRSGARIGDWIYVTGTLGDSALGLDLIRGNRASSPEDADFLINRHYYPTPRVLAGQALRTLASSAIDLSDGLLSDIQHLLKQSGIGATIDVDLLPLSASLKNSVTEEEALSYALTGGEDYELLFSVPEAQKGALEIALANTGVSFAQIGQISTGDKLKLLRDGQPYTPINIGFEHFS is encoded by the coding sequence GTGAAAGAATTTCAATTAATCGAACACTTTTTTGCCAAGCAAGCTCAGTCACGCCGTGACGTTGAGCTAGGTATTGGTGACGACTGTGCTTTAGTGACACCCGCACTCAATAAATCCATCGCAATCTCCTGTGACACCTTAGTCGAGAATGTTCACTTCTATCCCGATATTCCTCCAAAAGCCTTAGGTTATAAATCACTGGCGGTTAATCTGTCTGATCTTGCTTCTATGGGCGCAGAGCCTGCTTGGATGACGTTAGCGCTGACATTGCCAGAAGTGGATGAGCAGTGGTTAACCAGTTACAGTGCTGGTCTATTTGAAGCTGCTGAGTATTACAATATTGCCCTTGTTGGCGGTGACACAACTCTTGGGCCGCGCTCCATCACAATTACAGTTAATGGGCAGGTACAAGCGGGCACAGGTTTAACACGAAGTGGTGCCAGAATTGGTGATTGGATCTACGTCACTGGCACGCTAGGCGATTCGGCTTTGGGGCTAGATCTTATTCGTGGTAACAGGGCGTCGAGTCCTGAAGATGCAGATTTTTTGATTAATCGTCACTACTACCCAACGCCACGAGTACTTGCAGGTCAAGCCCTTCGTACGCTGGCTTCAAGTGCTATCGATCTTTCCGATGGGTTACTGAGCGATATTCAGCATCTACTAAAACAGTCTGGTATTGGAGCCACTATCGATGTGGATCTCTTGCCACTGTCTGCTTCTCTTAAAAACTCTGTAACAGAGGAGGAAGCACTGAGTTATGCATTAACGGGGGGGGAAGATTATGAGCTGCTCTTTAGTGTTCCAGAAGCACAAAAAGGGGCACTTGAAATAGCTCTCGCAAATACCGGTGTTTCATTTGCTCAGATAGGCCAGATAAGCACAGGTGATAAGTTGAAACTACTTCGTGATGGTCAGCCTTACACCCCTATTAATATTGGATTTGAACATTTTTCCTGA
- a CDS encoding phosphatidylglycerophosphatase A family protein has protein sequence MNFLSKDEALSRLSLTNPIHFLALGFGSGMMAKAPGTFGTLAAIPLYLLMAPLSIQWYLGLTLLSVIAGFYICDKAAKDMGVHDHGAIVWDEVAGLLITMIAAPAGWLWLVIGFALFRFFDIIKPWPIRWLDAKVKGGFGIMIDDVLAGIFSLACLQGLAYFFA, from the coding sequence ATGAACTTTCTTTCTAAAGATGAAGCCCTTAGTCGCTTATCCCTGACTAATCCTATCCATTTCTTAGCCTTAGGCTTTGGCTCTGGCATGATGGCAAAGGCTCCTGGCACCTTTGGTACCTTGGCGGCTATTCCTCTCTATCTATTAATGGCTCCACTAAGTATTCAGTGGTACTTAGGCTTAACTCTGCTAAGTGTGATTGCCGGTTTCTATATCTGTGATAAAGCCGCTAAAGATATGGGAGTGCACGATCACGGTGCCATCGTATGGGATGAAGTAGCGGGTTTGCTGATCACTATGATTGCAGCTCCTGCCGGTTGGCTTTGGTTAGTTATCGGTTTTGCCCTGTTCCGCTTTTTTGACATTATTAAGCCATGGCCGATCCGTTGGCTGGATGCCAAGGTCAAAGGTGGGTTTGGGATCATGATAGATGATGTGCTTGCTGGCATCTTCTCCTTAGCTTGTTTACAGGGATTAGCTTACTTTTTTGCTTAA
- the dmpG gene encoding 4-hydroxy-2-oxovalerate aldolase: protein MNISNKKIILHDMCLRDGMHAKRHQISLAEMTQLATALDDAGVPLIEVTHGDGLGGNSVNYGFAAHSDEEYLSTVIPLMKQAKISALLLPGIGTVDHLRMAHELGVSTIRVAAQCTEADVTEQHISLSRQLGLDTVGFLMMAHMLEPKALLEQAKLMESYGANCIYCTDSAGYMLQDDVFERISVLRDGLKPDTQIGFHGHHNLALGVANSLTAVEAGAERIDGSAAGLGAGAGNTPLEVFNAVATRMGASTDVDVFKLMAAAEEIVVPMMDQAIRVDRDSLVLGYAGVYSSFLLHAKRAAEKYGVPSEAILLKLGQMKTVGGQEDMIEDVAINLAKSR from the coding sequence ATGAATATCAGTAATAAAAAAATCATCCTTCACGATATGTGTTTACGGGATGGTATGCATGCAAAGCGTCATCAAATAAGTTTGGCTGAGATGACTCAACTGGCCACAGCCCTTGATGATGCAGGAGTGCCGCTCATAGAGGTCACCCACGGCGATGGTTTGGGCGGTAACTCAGTGAATTATGGATTTGCCGCCCACAGCGATGAAGAGTATCTCTCCACCGTGATCCCTTTAATGAAACAGGCCAAGATATCAGCCCTGCTGCTGCCAGGAATTGGCACTGTCGATCACCTTCGAATGGCTCACGAGTTAGGCGTCAGCACGATACGTGTTGCAGCACAATGCACAGAAGCGGATGTGACTGAGCAACATATTTCACTCTCACGTCAACTGGGTTTAGACACGGTGGGCTTTTTGATGATGGCCCATATGCTTGAACCAAAAGCCCTGCTAGAGCAAGCCAAGTTGATGGAAAGTTACGGTGCAAACTGTATCTACTGTACCGATTCAGCTGGATATATGCTGCAAGATGATGTGTTTGAGCGTATCAGTGTACTGCGTGATGGCTTAAAGCCTGACACTCAAATTGGCTTTCACGGTCACCACAACTTAGCACTGGGTGTGGCTAACTCACTCACCGCAGTCGAAGCAGGTGCTGAACGTATCGATGGTTCGGCAGCGGGGCTCGGTGCAGGAGCAGGCAACACGCCTCTTGAAGTATTTAACGCTGTCGCTACTCGCATGGGCGCAAGCACCGATGTCGATGTGTTTAAATTGATGGCGGCGGCTGAGGAGATAGTGGTCCCCATGATGGATCAAGCGATCCGAGTCGACCGCGACTCCTTAGTACTAGGCTATGCAGGAGTTTACTCCTCCTTCTTGCTTCACGCCAAAAGGGCTGCAGAAAAATATGGTGTTCCCAGTGAAGCTATTTTACTAAAACTGGGGCAGATGAAAACCGTTGGTGGTCAGGAAGATATGATTGAAGATGTGGCCATTAATCTAGCCAAGAGCCGCTAG
- a CDS encoding acetaldehyde dehydrogenase (acetylating), with amino-acid sequence MVNKKINIALIGSGNIGTDLMIKALRSSTLNPVWMVGIDENSDGLKRAKALGLKTTHLGIDELLTHIEADNIQIAFDATSAYVHEENNRKLQSKGVKVIDLTPAAIGPYCIPPVNLESLLSQTENQTQINDGSISGNLNMVTCGGQATIPIIAAISRVQSVDYGEIVATIASKSAGPGTRKNIDEFTRTTADAIEQIGGARQGKAIIVMNPAEPPLMMRDTVHCLTQDEPDVEAITASVLSMIEQVQEYVPGYRLKNGPVFDGNRVSVFLEVAGLGDYLPEYAGNLDIMTSAALCTGEMLARNLRSNMSVKDSHH; translated from the coding sequence ATGGTGAATAAAAAAATCAATATCGCCCTGATTGGCTCAGGCAATATCGGCACAGATCTGATGATAAAAGCCCTTAGAAGCAGTACGCTAAATCCAGTCTGGATGGTGGGAATAGATGAAAACTCTGACGGTCTTAAACGCGCTAAGGCGCTCGGGCTAAAAACCACCCACTTAGGTATAGATGAGCTACTAACTCATATTGAAGCAGATAATATTCAGATAGCCTTTGATGCCACCTCAGCTTATGTCCATGAAGAGAATAACCGCAAACTGCAAAGTAAGGGAGTGAAGGTTATCGATCTCACCCCTGCCGCTATTGGTCCCTACTGTATTCCGCCAGTTAATCTCGAGAGCTTACTTTCACAAACCGAGAACCAAACTCAAATAAACGATGGTTCAATATCGGGTAACTTAAATATGGTGACCTGTGGTGGTCAGGCGACCATTCCCATTATCGCTGCCATAAGTCGCGTTCAAAGCGTCGACTACGGTGAAATAGTCGCCACCATAGCTTCAAAATCAGCAGGCCCGGGTACACGCAAAAATATTGATGAGTTTACCCGAACAACTGCTGATGCCATCGAGCAGATAGGCGGGGCTCGCCAAGGTAAAGCCATTATCGTCATGAACCCCGCTGAACCACCACTTATGATGCGCGACACCGTTCACTGCTTGACTCAGGATGAACCTGACGTTGAAGCGATCACTGCATCAGTGCTCTCTATGATTGAACAGGTTCAAGAGTATGTTCCTGGTTATCGACTGAAAAATGGTCCTGTATTTGATGGTAACCGGGTATCGGTATTTCTTGAGGTCGCAGGCCTTGGGGACTATTTACCTGAATACGCGGGTAATCTGGATATTATGACCTCAGCAGCCCTCTGCACAGGTGAGATGTTAGCCCGTAACTTACGCTCAAACATGAGCGTCAAAGATAGCCACCACTAA
- a CDS encoding fumarylacetoacetate hydrolase family protein, translating to MKPAEIEQLGLELYRALRNQEMLPPLTEREPQLTLDDAYQVSQCFLQHRLNDGERVVGKKIGLTSKVVQEMLGVHQPDFGFLTDAMMFESGSEIPFNSPLIQAKSEGEIAFILKADLKGPNVTPQDVIDATESVAACFEIVDSRVKDWKIKIEDTVADNASCGIFVMGDERVSPQDVDFENCQMVIKNRGEVVATGQGSAALGSPLNCVAWLANTLGDYGISLNAGDIILSGSLAAMLPCQADDDMSVEIEGIGTASYRFITT from the coding sequence ATGAAGCCAGCAGAAATAGAGCAGCTAGGATTGGAGTTATACCGGGCATTACGTAATCAAGAGATGTTACCACCGCTCACCGAACGTGAGCCACAACTGACCTTAGATGATGCTTATCAAGTCTCACAGTGTTTTCTACAGCATAGGCTCAATGATGGCGAGCGCGTTGTCGGTAAAAAAATAGGACTCACCAGTAAAGTGGTTCAAGAGATGCTAGGAGTTCATCAACCCGATTTTGGCTTTCTCACCGATGCCATGATGTTTGAGTCAGGCAGTGAGATCCCCTTCAATTCACCTCTCATTCAAGCCAAATCCGAAGGAGAGATCGCCTTTATCTTAAAGGCCGATCTTAAAGGGCCAAATGTGACACCACAAGATGTCATCGATGCCACCGAAAGTGTCGCGGCCTGCTTTGAGATTGTAGATTCTCGAGTCAAAGATTGGAAAATCAAGATAGAAGACACTGTTGCAGATAATGCCTCTTGCGGCATCTTTGTCATGGGTGATGAGCGTGTATCACCTCAGGATGTGGATTTTGAAAACTGCCAAATGGTGATAAAAAACCGAGGAGAGGTGGTCGCCACAGGACAAGGCTCTGCAGCACTAGGCTCTCCATTAAATTGTGTTGCCTGGCTTGCCAACACATTGGGCGATTATGGCATCAGTCTCAATGCAGGCGACATTATCTTATCGGGCTCACTTGCAGCCATGCTCCCCTGTCAGGCGGATGATGATATGAGTGTTGAAATCGAGGGAATTGGCACCGCCAGTTATCGCTTTATCACAACCTAA